One Amycolatopsis sp. NBC_00355 genomic window carries:
- the thyX gene encoding FAD-dependent thymidylate synthase has translation MAETVSPKVQLIAKTEFFPPEDVPWSTDADGGQALAEFAGRACYQSWKKPNPVTATNAGYIEHIIDVGHLSVLEHGSVSFYISGISRSLTHELIRHRHFSYSQLSQRYVPERNAAFVEPEVIANDPALHEKFLAAAQASVDAYTELLAGLEEKFADVPSATLRRKQARQAARAVLPNATETRIVVTGNYRAWRHFVAMRATEHADVEIRELAVECLRQLQKAAGNIFADFTISTLPDGTEIATSPKVLEG, from the coding sequence GTGGCCGAAACCGTGTCACCCAAGGTGCAGCTGATCGCGAAGACGGAGTTCTTCCCGCCCGAGGACGTGCCTTGGTCGACCGACGCGGACGGCGGCCAGGCGCTCGCCGAGTTCGCGGGACGCGCCTGCTACCAGTCGTGGAAGAAGCCGAACCCGGTCACCGCGACCAACGCCGGTTACATCGAGCACATCATCGACGTCGGCCACCTTTCGGTGCTGGAGCACGGTTCCGTCAGCTTCTACATCAGCGGTATCTCGCGCTCGCTGACCCACGAGCTGATCCGCCACCGCCACTTCTCGTACTCGCAGCTCTCCCAGCGGTACGTGCCCGAGCGCAACGCGGCCTTCGTCGAGCCCGAGGTGATCGCGAACGACCCGGCGCTGCACGAGAAGTTCCTCGCCGCGGCCCAGGCGAGCGTCGACGCCTACACCGAGCTGCTCGCCGGGCTCGAGGAGAAGTTCGCCGACGTGCCGAGCGCGACCCTGCGCCGCAAGCAGGCCCGCCAGGCGGCGCGCGCCGTGCTGCCGAACGCGACCGAGACCCGCATCGTCGTCACCGGGAACTACCGCGCGTGGCGCCACTTCGTCGCGATGCGCGCCACCGAGCACGCCGACGTCGAGATCCGCGAGCTGGCGGTGGAGTGCCTGCGGCAGCTGCAGAAGGCCGCGGGCAACATCTTCGCGGACTTCACCATCTCGACCCTGCCCGACGGCACCGAGATCGCCACGAGCCCGAAGGTCCTCGAAGGCTGA
- a CDS encoding DUF4097 family beta strand repeat-containing protein has protein sequence MSEEQTTPNEENRASEVPADEAPTDQTSADQTSAEKAHAEEARTEETTADGLVRVQEFEAGGPLELDVAVTIGRVELVLEGDSGAHVELRHDRGEQQPWVEGVNNLLSWVGERFGDQLGVDPATSPAEAVKQSRIEKLGNRLVVQAPKAWQLRNVALSVIVHAPAGSHVQVRAGAADVTVAGSAGRVDVLTGSGEVKLDRADGAATVRTGSGAIKLGPTLGGLQLRSGSGNVEATSLAGSATLATGTGDVWLGAVSGEVMARTGSGDLSVADAGSGTLDLITGSGEVRIGIRGGTAAEVDLTSSGGRVSSELDVADAAPEGGVTLKVRARTGSGNAVVTRAAG, from the coding sequence ATGAGCGAAGAGCAGACGACACCGAACGAAGAGAACCGCGCCTCGGAGGTTCCGGCCGACGAGGCTCCCACTGATCAGACTTCCGCTGATCAGACTTCCGCTGAAAAGGCCCACGCCGAAGAGGCCCGCACCGAGGAGACCACGGCCGACGGGCTGGTGCGCGTCCAGGAGTTCGAGGCCGGCGGGCCGCTCGAGCTGGACGTCGCCGTGACGATCGGGCGCGTCGAACTGGTGCTGGAGGGCGACTCCGGCGCCCACGTCGAGCTGCGGCACGACCGGGGCGAGCAGCAGCCGTGGGTGGAGGGTGTCAACAACCTGCTGTCCTGGGTCGGCGAGCGCTTCGGCGACCAGCTGGGGGTCGACCCCGCGACGTCGCCCGCCGAAGCGGTGAAGCAGAGCCGGATCGAGAAGCTGGGCAACCGTCTGGTCGTCCAGGCGCCGAAGGCGTGGCAGCTGCGCAACGTCGCGCTGTCGGTGATCGTGCACGCGCCGGCGGGTTCGCACGTCCAGGTGCGGGCGGGCGCGGCGGACGTCACCGTCGCCGGCTCGGCCGGGCGGGTGGACGTGCTGACCGGGTCGGGCGAGGTGAAGCTCGACCGGGCCGACGGCGCGGCGACCGTGCGCACCGGCAGCGGCGCGATCAAGCTCGGCCCGACGCTCGGCGGGCTGCAGCTGCGCAGCGGCAGCGGCAACGTCGAGGCGACGTCGCTGGCCGGCTCGGCGACCCTGGCGACCGGCACCGGCGACGTCTGGCTGGGCGCGGTGTCCGGCGAGGTGATGGCCCGCACGGGCAGCGGCGACCTTTCGGTGGCCGACGCCGGTTCCGGCACGCTCGACCTGATCACCGGCTCCGGCGAGGTCCGCATCGGCATCCGCGGCGGCACGGCCGCCGAGGTCGACCTGACCTCCAGCGGCGGTCGCGTCTCCAGCGAGCTGGACGTCGCCGACGCCGCTCCCGAGGGCGGCGTGACGCTGAAGGTCCGCGCCCGCACGGGCTCCGGCAACGCCGTGGTGACACGCGCGGCCGGCTGA
- a CDS encoding toxin-antitoxin system HicB family antitoxin, whose protein sequence is MDLTPYIANLREDLANTASAGDEHTRRAAALLSAALEPAVRLTLMNALADLAAEVTATLPGQVVDVRLDGRDVRVVVTGAAEEPRAPRPDETPRDTTPPPPIDTGDITRITLRLVDQIKGQAERAAQAQGVSLNTFVSQAVQGALGHGGLGGSGLGGLGGARKHHSKSDQSGSRLHGWVEG, encoded by the coding sequence ATGGACCTGACGCCGTACATCGCCAACCTCCGCGAGGACCTCGCGAACACGGCCTCCGCCGGGGATGAGCACACCCGGCGTGCGGCCGCCCTGCTGTCGGCCGCGCTCGAACCCGCGGTCCGCCTGACGTTGATGAACGCCCTCGCGGACCTCGCCGCCGAGGTCACCGCCACCTTACCCGGCCAAGTCGTCGACGTCCGCCTCGACGGCCGGGACGTCCGCGTGGTCGTCACCGGCGCCGCCGAAGAACCTCGAGCGCCCCGGCCGGACGAGACACCACGTGACACCACGCCGCCACCACCGATCGACACCGGTGACATCACGCGCATCACGTTGCGCCTGGTCGACCAGATCAAGGGGCAGGCCGAGCGCGCCGCGCAGGCGCAGGGCGTCTCGCTGAACACCTTCGTTTCCCAGGCGGTGCAGGGGGCGCTGGGCCACGGCGGGCTGGGCGGCAGCGGCCTGGGCGGGCTGGGCGGCGCGCGCAAGCACCACTCCAAGAGCGATCAAAGCGGCTCCCGCCTGCACGGCTGGGTCGAGGGCTGA